A window from Thermodesulfatator atlanticus DSM 21156 encodes these proteins:
- the hydE gene encoding [FeFe] hydrogenase H-cluster radical SAM maturase HydE, which produces MNKKKIAELLKKTPLKDLLGRADLIREKYAGKAVHIRGIIEFSNYCVNSCLYCGLREENKKISRYRMPPEAVVSLALEISRLGVKTIVLQSGEDPGYRAKDIANIITQIKEHAEVAITLSVGQRDFSDYELWRKAGADRYLMKHETLNPLLYQRLHPGQSLEERLKHIFFLKEIGFEIGVGNIIGLPGQTLEDLAEDVLFMGEIKADMAGIGPFVPQADTPLANHPPGDVELSLRTLAVTRLVCKWIHLPATTALATLGGDKAQKMALRAGANVLMPNFTPEDLRQNYQIYDQKVCLTLKKAQKLIRACGLSISTDKGGTLQCRIPPRA; this is translated from the coding sequence ATGAACAAGAAAAAAATAGCAGAACTGCTCAAAAAGACCCCTCTCAAGGACTTGTTAGGCAGGGCAGACCTCATACGAGAAAAATACGCAGGAAAGGCGGTTCACATACGGGGAATTATTGAATTTTCAAACTATTGCGTAAATAGTTGCCTCTATTGCGGTCTAAGAGAAGAAAACAAAAAGATTTCACGTTACCGCATGCCACCAGAGGCCGTTGTCTCTCTTGCCCTTGAGATTTCTCGTCTTGGAGTAAAAACCATAGTGCTTCAGTCAGGAGAAGACCCTGGTTACAGGGCCAAAGACATTGCCAATATCATCACCCAGATAAAAGAACACGCTGAGGTGGCCATTACCCTTTCGGTTGGGCAGCGCGATTTTTCCGACTACGAGCTCTGGCGCAAGGCAGGCGCTGACCGCTACCTGATGAAACACGAAACTTTAAACCCCTTGCTTTACCAAAGGCTTCACCCCGGCCAGAGCCTTGAGGAAAGGCTCAAGCATATCTTTTTCTTAAAAGAAATCGGTTTTGAGATAGGTGTGGGAAACATCATAGGTCTTCCAGGCCAAACCCTGGAAGACCTTGCTGAGGATGTGCTCTTTATGGGAGAGATAAAGGCCGATATGGCAGGCATCGGGCCCTTTGTCCCCCAGGCAGACACCCCCTTGGCCAACCACCCTCCAGGAGACGTCGAGCTTAGCTTGAGGACTCTTGCGGTAACGCGCCTTGTGTGCAAATGGATTCATCTTCCAGCCACCACGGCCCTTGCCACCCTCGGAGGAGACAAAGCCCAGAAGATGGCTTTAAGGGCCGGGGCCAACGTGCTCATGCCCAATTTTACCCCGGAAGACCTTCGCCAAAATTACCAGATATATGACCAAAAGGTCTGCCTGACCCTAAAGAAGGCCCAAAAGCTGATAAGAGCTTGCGGGCTAAGCATAAGCACAGACAAAGGAGGAACCTTACAATGCAGGATACCCCCAAGGGCTTAA
- the hydF gene encoding [FeFe] hydrogenase H-cluster maturation GTPase HydF, with translation MQDTPKGLRLHIGIFGRRNVGKSSLMNALTSQPVAIVSDTPGTTTDPVEKTMELLPLGPVVFIDTAGIDDIGALGSMRIKKTLEVFNRTDLAILVTEANQWGEFEARIKDILRQKKIPFVVVLNKIDALEVSEEIVASLKREKIPHVCVSAAKGTHIEALKELLLENAPAEWFEPPALVGDLLPAGELAILVVPIDLEAPKGRLILPQVQTIRDVLDHDAYCMVVKERELRDAINRLNRPPKLVICDSQCVLKVVADTPAPIKVTTFSIVMARFKGDLPALVKGVRAIERLRSGDRVLIAEACSHHPIADDIGRVKIPRWLRQYVGGNLNIDVCAGRAYPENLEEYKLVIHCAGCVLNRREMLSRIYRATKHGVPITNYGVAISFLQGVLHRTLEPFPYAKLLLED, from the coding sequence ATGCAGGATACCCCCAAGGGCTTAAGACTACATATCGGCATTTTCGGCCGAAGGAACGTGGGCAAGTCTTCCCTTATGAATGCCCTTACCAGCCAGCCTGTGGCCATTGTTTCCGACACCCCCGGCACCACCACCGACCCCGTGGAAAAAACCATGGAGCTTTTACCACTTGGGCCGGTGGTGTTCATAGACACCGCAGGGATTGACGACATAGGGGCCTTGGGAAGTATGCGCATTAAGAAGACCCTTGAGGTGTTTAACCGCACAGATCTTGCCATCCTGGTAACAGAGGCCAATCAATGGGGAGAATTTGAAGCAAGGATTAAAGACATCCTAAGGCAAAAAAAGATTCCTTTCGTAGTGGTTTTAAACAAGATAGACGCCCTTGAGGTCTCAGAAGAGATAGTAGCCTCTCTCAAGAGAGAAAAAATTCCCCATGTTTGTGTTTCGGCGGCTAAAGGCACCCATATCGAAGCCTTAAAAGAACTTTTACTTGAGAACGCTCCGGCCGAATGGTTTGAACCCCCTGCCCTGGTAGGAGATCTTTTGCCGGCAGGGGAGCTTGCCATCCTGGTGGTGCCCATTGACTTAGAAGCCCCCAAGGGAAGGCTTATTTTGCCTCAGGTGCAAACCATAAGAGACGTTTTAGACCACGATGCCTATTGTATGGTGGTAAAAGAGCGCGAGCTACGCGATGCTATAAATCGCCTAAATAGACCGCCTAAACTTGTTATTTGCGATTCCCAGTGCGTGCTAAAGGTCGTGGCCGACACCCCTGCGCCAATTAAAGTAACAACATTTTCCATTGTGATGGCCCGTTTTAAAGGAGATCTCCCGGCCCTGGTAAAAGGAGTCAGGGCCATTGAGAGGCTGCGTTCTGGAGACAGAGTCCTGATAGCAGAGGCCTGTTCCCATCATCCTATTGCCGATGACATCGGCCGGGTAAAGATTCCCCGCTGGTTAAGACAATACGTTGGCGGGAATCTAAATATAGACGTATGCGCAGGAAGGGCCTATCCCGAGAACCTCGAAGAATACAAACTCGTTATCCACTGTGCGGGATGCGTGCTCAACCGCAGGGAAATGCTAAGCCGCATATACCGGGCTACCAAGCACGGGGTCCCCATCACCAACTACGGCGTAGCCATATCTTTTCTTCAGGGGGTTTTGCACCGCACCCTTGAGCCCTTCCCCTACGCCAAACTTTTATTGGAAGATTGA
- the ppsA gene encoding phosphoenolpyruvate synthase has product MSNEPLIMWFNEISIKDVPLVGGKNASLGEMFRSLTPKGVNIPDGFAVTAAAYRYFIKENHLDDKIREALEGLDTHNIKDLQRRGKKVRDMILKAQMPEKLAQAIKEAYHQLEEKYYPDVDVAVRSSATAEDLPDASFAGQQETFLNVRGAENVIEYTKKCFASLFTDRAISYRQDKGFDHFNVYLSVAIQKMVRSDAASSGVMFTLDTESGFRDVVYITGAWGLGENVVQGAVNPDEFYVFKTTLKKGFRPILSKKLGTKELMMVYGSSKRCPVKNKKTPKELRQKYCLTDDEILKLAEWAVIIEEHYERPMDIEWAKDGDGKEIGTGELFIVQARPETVHGTKKEQFYEIYKLKGEGKVLAVGKAVGSKIGQGKARVIESVSQIQDFQPGEVLVTDMTDPDWEPIMKIASAIVTNRGGRTCHAAIVSRELGIPCVVGTNNATEVISTGMEVTVDCSQGEDGYVYEGLIPFEVERIDLTKVPRTRTKIMMNVGIPEKAFVQCQLPNDGVGLARLEFIIGSHIAIHPLALLNYEELKEKAKKDRKIRKVIKIIDEKTAMYENKADFYSDKLAQGIAMIAAAFYPKDVIVRLSDFKSNEYANLVGGYLYEPVEHNPMLGWRGASRYYDPRFEPAFALECKALKKVRNEMGLTNVKVMVPFCRTVDEGKKVIQVMEKYGLKQGENGLEIYVMCEIPSNVILADEFAKVFDGFSIGSNDLTQLTLGLDRDSELVSHIYDERNPAVKKLIEHVIKEAKAAKRKVGICGQAPSDFPDFAAFLVECGIDSMSITPDTIIKTILLVAEKEKELGISA; this is encoded by the coding sequence ATGAGTAATGAGCCTCTTATCATGTGGTTCAACGAAATTTCCATTAAAGACGTACCCTTGGTAGGCGGAAAAAATGCTTCCCTGGGTGAGATGTTCAGAAGCCTTACTCCCAAAGGGGTAAACATACCCGATGGCTTTGCGGTAACCGCAGCTGCTTATCGCTATTTTATCAAAGAAAACCACCTTGATGACAAAATTCGTGAAGCCCTTGAAGGCCTTGACACCCACAATATCAAAGACCTTCAGCGTCGGGGCAAAAAAGTAAGGGATATGATTCTTAAGGCTCAAATGCCTGAAAAACTTGCACAAGCGATTAAAGAAGCCTATCACCAGCTTGAGGAAAAATATTATCCCGATGTTGACGTTGCAGTGCGTTCTTCTGCCACTGCTGAAGACCTACCTGACGCATCTTTTGCCGGTCAGCAAGAGACCTTTTTGAACGTCCGCGGAGCAGAAAACGTAATCGAATACACCAAGAAATGCTTTGCTTCGCTTTTCACTGATCGTGCCATCTCGTATCGTCAGGACAAAGGCTTTGACCACTTTAACGTCTATCTCTCGGTTGCTATTCAAAAGATGGTCCGAAGTGACGCGGCATCTTCAGGGGTTATGTTTACCCTTGATACTGAATCAGGCTTCAGAGACGTTGTTTACATTACCGGAGCCTGGGGGCTTGGTGAAAATGTAGTCCAAGGGGCCGTAAACCCTGATGAATTTTACGTTTTCAAAACTACCCTGAAAAAAGGCTTCCGCCCCATTCTCTCTAAAAAGCTAGGCACCAAAGAACTCATGATGGTCTATGGTTCAAGTAAGCGCTGCCCCGTAAAAAACAAAAAGACTCCTAAGGAATTGCGGCAAAAATATTGTCTTACTGATGACGAAATCCTTAAGCTTGCCGAGTGGGCCGTTATTATTGAAGAACACTACGAACGCCCCATGGATATTGAATGGGCCAAAGACGGTGATGGCAAAGAGATAGGCACAGGGGAGCTTTTCATCGTCCAGGCCCGTCCCGAAACCGTTCACGGCACCAAAAAAGAACAATTCTACGAAATTTATAAACTAAAAGGAGAAGGCAAAGTCCTTGCAGTTGGGAAGGCGGTTGGTAGCAAAATTGGCCAGGGTAAGGCCCGCGTCATAGAAAGTGTCTCTCAGATCCAAGATTTTCAGCCTGGGGAAGTCCTTGTCACTGACATGACCGACCCGGACTGGGAACCCATCATGAAAATTGCCTCTGCTATTGTCACGAACCGCGGAGGCCGTACCTGCCACGCGGCCATTGTTTCCCGTGAGCTTGGAATCCCCTGTGTGGTTGGAACCAACAATGCCACCGAAGTTATTAGCACAGGGATGGAGGTAACCGTAGATTGTTCTCAAGGAGAAGATGGCTACGTTTATGAAGGGCTTATTCCCTTTGAAGTAGAACGCATTGACCTTACCAAAGTTCCGCGCACACGCACCAAAATCATGATGAATGTTGGTATCCCTGAGAAGGCCTTTGTCCAGTGCCAGTTACCTAACGACGGCGTAGGCCTTGCTCGTTTAGAATTTATCATTGGCTCCCACATAGCAATTCATCCCCTAGCGCTCCTTAACTACGAAGAATTAAAAGAAAAAGCCAAGAAAGACCGAAAGATCCGCAAAGTTATAAAAATCATCGACGAAAAAACGGCAATGTACGAAAACAAGGCTGATTTTTACAGTGACAAACTCGCCCAGGGAATCGCTATGATCGCTGCGGCCTTTTATCCCAAAGATGTTATCGTGCGCCTTTCGGACTTCAAGAGTAACGAATATGCCAACCTCGTGGGCGGCTACCTCTATGAACCAGTTGAACACAACCCCATGCTTGGTTGGCGTGGGGCCTCACGTTACTACGACCCACGCTTTGAGCCCGCCTTTGCCCTTGAATGCAAAGCCCTTAAAAAGGTACGCAACGAAATGGGGCTTACTAACGTAAAGGTCATGGTACCCTTCTGCCGCACGGTAGATGAAGGTAAAAAGGTCATCCAGGTAATGGAAAAGTACGGCCTTAAGCAAGGAGAAAACGGACTTGAAATTTACGTAATGTGTGAAATTCCAAGTAACGTGATCCTTGCAGACGAATTTGCCAAAGTATTTGATGGATTTTCCATTGGCTCAAACGACCTCACCCAGCTGACCCTTGGACTTGACCGTGACTCTGAGCTTGTGTCTCATATCTATGATGAGAGAAACCCCGCGGTGAAAAAGCTTATTGAGCACGTGATTAAAGAAGCTAAGGCCGCCAAGAGAAAGGTTGGTATTTGTGGCCAGGCGCCTAGTGACTTCCCCGATTTTGCAGCTTTCTTGGTAGAATGCGGCATTGATTCTATGAGTATCACCCCTGATACCATCATTAAGACCATTCTCCTTGTAGCTGAAAAAGAAAAAGAACTTGGCATTTCAGCCTAG
- a CDS encoding MFS transporter, which produces MKNPASHTLYLLCSLSAAGAFALSTTAFFMPVYLKQIGFSGQQIGVLYAVLSITSIVASFPSGLASDRFFARDLIALALFLMGTSLFIKSETSLFPIFLGAYLAYGLGQNLFRVSLDALLFKTFPQGVGKIYGIFNALRMAGFTLGGVVGGLLLGRFDFVFTLKLVSGLYLILIFYRFLLPKNVPVKFGLKRYWFDFWKPRVLFFALWLYLFYLHWGAEFTSYGLFLRENLGLSLSGMGFYMASEFATVGIASYLMGNLLHRGVSPYFIAALGLFCSGIGHMGMVIENLPVSLFFRLIHGFGDGTIMVLSYVGIAKLFKVERIGGNSGLITFAIMLGSFTGALIFGPLGEKFGYGWPLFVSGLITLLLIPFVLLPKKAFKFVD; this is translated from the coding sequence GTGAAAAACCCTGCGTCACATACCCTTTATTTGCTTTGTTCGCTTTCTGCGGCTGGGGCCTTTGCCCTTTCTACTACGGCTTTTTTCATGCCGGTTTATCTGAAACAAATAGGATTTTCAGGCCAGCAAATAGGTGTTCTTTACGCGGTGCTGAGTATTACTTCGATAGTGGCTTCCTTTCCCTCAGGCCTTGCAAGTGACCGCTTTTTTGCCAGAGACTTAATAGCTCTTGCCCTTTTTCTTATGGGGACTTCCCTTTTTATTAAAAGCGAAACCTCTCTTTTTCCCATATTTTTGGGCGCTTACTTGGCCTATGGCCTCGGGCAAAATCTGTTTCGGGTAAGCCTCGACGCTTTATTGTTTAAAACTTTTCCGCAAGGCGTAGGCAAAATATATGGCATTTTTAACGCCCTGCGCATGGCTGGTTTCACCCTGGGTGGAGTTGTTGGTGGGCTCCTTTTAGGCAGATTTGATTTTGTCTTCACCTTAAAACTAGTAAGTGGGCTTTACTTAATACTGATTTTTTATCGTTTTTTGCTCCCTAAAAATGTTCCGGTTAAGTTTGGGCTAAAAAGATACTGGTTTGATTTCTGGAAACCACGGGTCCTTTTCTTTGCTCTTTGGCTTTATCTTTTCTATCTGCACTGGGGAGCAGAGTTCACCAGCTATGGCCTTTTTTTGAGGGAAAACTTAGGCCTTTCGCTTTCAGGCATGGGTTTTTACATGGCAAGTGAATTTGCTACGGTTGGTATTGCTTCCTATCTCATGGGAAATCTACTTCACCGTGGGGTTAGTCCTTACTTTATCGCTGCTTTGGGGCTTTTTTGTTCGGGGATAGGCCATATGGGAATGGTTATAGAAAATCTTCCTGTTAGTCTCTTTTTCAGGTTGATACATGGCTTTGGCGACGGCACCATTATGGTTCTTTCCTATGTTGGGATTGCCAAGCTTTTTAAGGTTGAACGTATCGGTGGAAACAGCGGACTGATAACCTTTGCCATTATGCTTGGGAGTTTTACCGGTGCCCTGATCTTCGGGCCTCTAGGGGAGAAGTTCGGCTACGGTTGGCCTCTTTTTGTCTCTGGGTTGATAACTCTTTTGCTGATTCCTTTTGTTTTGCTGCCTAAAAAGGCTTTTAAATTTGTAGATTAG
- a CDS encoding type II toxin-antitoxin system HipA family toxin: MFQERRLKVWLVDTKGTPHPVGELRVTPEGIAFRYTSYGFIIDPINLPYTPEEIKTQEIEKPLLVFDDTIPDTWGLKVLSKKYNFNFGKCRHMALGFGDSSRIGAILYSDPEDKRPPRPTWVNFQALKKSLEKVSSFDVKIIEQALDFLGISEVNIGGAKPKTTLVDFQNRPWLVKFPANNDPNPTVVARVEVEGLSFARDIGLEVPLFWLVKTGNIFSIAVKRFDITSLKLPYLGRQMVISLSTMMGGLEMFDEGYEKAAHLIKNISSYPKRDVYSFFKQMVLNWFIVNTDDHLKNFSFLWNGRTIRLSPAYDLVGNLWGMAEHTMPINDKTKDITPDDLIKAGSQMGIPSHIAKEEINYMAERAAIYYERLLGIEGAEMLAERVEERLSFFEKKIFVKNNFPESSDPSQENPQGL; this comes from the coding sequence TTGTTTCAGGAAAGAAGATTAAAAGTCTGGCTGGTTGATACTAAAGGGACCCCTCATCCAGTGGGGGAACTTCGTGTAACACCAGAGGGAATCGCCTTTCGTTACACATCTTATGGGTTTATCATCGACCCCATCAATCTTCCCTATACTCCCGAAGAAATAAAAACCCAAGAAATAGAAAAACCCCTTTTGGTTTTTGATGATACCATACCTGACACCTGGGGGCTTAAGGTTCTTTCTAAGAAATACAATTTTAATTTTGGCAAATGCCGCCACATGGCCCTTGGCTTTGGGGATTCCTCAAGGATTGGGGCCATTTTATATTCTGATCCTGAGGACAAAAGGCCACCCAGACCGACCTGGGTAAACTTCCAGGCACTTAAAAAGAGCCTTGAAAAAGTTAGCTCCTTTGACGTTAAGATAATTGAACAAGCCCTTGATTTTCTCGGCATTTCAGAAGTCAATATCGGCGGAGCTAAACCTAAGACTACTCTGGTTGATTTTCAAAATCGTCCCTGGCTGGTCAAATTTCCTGCTAACAACGACCCTAACCCCACCGTAGTGGCCAGGGTAGAAGTAGAAGGGCTTTCTTTTGCCAGAGACATCGGCTTGGAAGTTCCTCTTTTTTGGTTGGTAAAAACCGGAAACATTTTTTCTATAGCAGTAAAACGGTTTGATATAACTTCGCTTAAGTTGCCTTACCTCGGACGACAAATGGTAATTTCACTAAGCACCATGATGGGTGGCCTTGAAATGTTTGACGAAGGCTACGAAAAAGCAGCGCATTTGATCAAAAATATCTCAAGTTACCCCAAGCGTGATGTTTATAGCTTTTTCAAACAAATGGTACTTAACTGGTTCATCGTAAACACCGACGACCACCTAAAAAACTTTTCTTTTCTATGGAACGGAAGAACTATCAGGCTCTCACCAGCTTACGACCTGGTTGGCAACCTATGGGGTATGGCGGAACATACCATGCCCATCAACGATAAAACCAAAGACATAACCCCTGACGACCTGATCAAGGCAGGTAGCCAAATGGGTATCCCCTCTCACATAGCCAAAGAAGAAATAAATTACATGGCAGAAAGGGCAGCAATATATTACGAACGCCTTTTGGGCATTGAAGGAGCAGAAATGCTTGCTGAAAGAGTAGAAGAAAGGCTTTCATTTTTTGAGAAAAAAATATTTGTTAAAAACAACTTTCCAGAAAGCTCTGATCCTTCTCAAGAAAATCCTCAAGGGCTTTAG
- the aroD gene encoding type I 3-dehydroquinate dehydratase, which translates to MICVSLIGKTLKEAASSLEEAQEAADMVEIRLDALLDPAVMPFLEKAKKPLLFTFRAQEEGGFKEVSLQERLSLLKEAATASVYAVDLELSAGDTAIRELKACCQKTKLVLSFHDFRGTPSLDELKKIASRMQEKGADIGKIVTFAYESEEALIPLNLIPWAKKELGLDLIAFAMGEAGKFSRLVCLLLGSPWSYAALKVDQKAAPGQIDAQTMRKFLDFL; encoded by the coding sequence ATGATTTGTGTTTCTCTTATAGGGAAAACTTTAAAAGAGGCCGCCTCTTCACTTGAAGAAGCTCAAGAGGCGGCTGATATGGTTGAAATACGCCTTGATGCCCTTCTTGACCCTGCCGTAATGCCTTTTCTTGAAAAAGCTAAAAAACCCCTTCTTTTCACCTTTCGCGCCCAAGAAGAAGGGGGTTTTAAAGAAGTTTCTCTGCAAGAAAGGCTATCTCTTTTAAAAGAGGCTGCTACAGCAAGTGTTTATGCTGTTGATCTTGAACTCTCTGCAGGCGATACAGCTATTCGGGAGCTAAAGGCATGTTGCCAGAAAACCAAGCTTGTTTTATCTTTCCATGACTTTCGCGGCACCCCTTCCCTTGATGAACTAAAAAAAATCGCTTCACGTATGCAAGAAAAAGGCGCTGATATTGGCAAGATTGTAACCTTTGCCTACGAGAGCGAAGAGGCCCTTATCCCGCTAAATCTAATACCTTGGGCCAAAAAAGAACTCGGGCTTGATTTGATTGCCTTTGCCATGGGGGAGGCTGGTAAGTTTTCACGGCTTGTTTGTTTGCTTCTTGGTTCTCCCTGGAGTTACGCGGCCTTGAAGGTTGACCAAAAAGCCGCTCCTGGGCAGATTGATGCGCAAACTATGCGTAAATTTTTGGACTTTTTGTAG
- a CDS encoding IMP cyclohydrolase — MAKIKRALISVTDKTGVADFAKALHEMGVEIISTGGTARVIREAGVPVTDVSEVTGFPEMLDGRVKTLHPKIHGGILAIRSNEEHMRQLKEQGIEPIDMVVVNLYAFEKTVAQGADLDTAIENIDIGGPTLLRASAKNFRDVTVIVDPSDYARVLAEMKENGGETTLKTRFELARKVFETTSQYDTAIANYLKSIDPSSLS; from the coding sequence ATGGCCAAAATTAAACGTGCGCTTATAAGTGTTACAGATAAAACAGGCGTTGCTGATTTTGCCAAAGCCTTACACGAAATGGGCGTGGAAATAATCTCAACAGGCGGCACCGCAAGAGTTATTCGCGAGGCCGGTGTTCCGGTAACAGACGTTTCTGAAGTCACAGGTTTTCCAGAAATGCTTGATGGCAGGGTAAAAACACTTCATCCCAAAATCCATGGTGGCATTCTTGCCATTCGCTCAAACGAAGAACACATGCGCCAGCTAAAAGAACAGGGCATAGAACCAATTGATATGGTAGTAGTAAACCTCTATGCCTTTGAAAAGACTGTAGCGCAGGGAGCAGATCTTGACACCGCCATTGAAAATATCGACATAGGCGGTCCAACTCTTTTGCGCGCCTCAGCGAAAAATTTCCGCGATGTGACAGTTATCGTTGATCCCTCAGATTACGCACGGGTACTTGCGGAAATGAAAGAAAACGGCGGGGAAACCACCCTTAAGACACGTTTTGAGCTGGCGCGCAAGGTCTTTGAAACCACCAGCCAATATGATACCGCTATTGCCAACTACTTGAAAAGTATTGATCCATCTTCTCTTTCTTAA
- the ahbC gene encoding 12,18-didecarboxysiroheme deacetylase, which produces MIGISKLYCGTVEASDPLRYGRRAKDLPSHLLQFSKDKKPVVVWNVTKRCNLRCIHCYAHATASADPDELTTKEGMTLIEDLAQFGSPVLLFSGGEPLMREDILDLIHKAVSLGMRAVLSTNGVLIDRPLARELKKLGLSYVGISLDGLEEVHDKFRGVKGAFAKAMEAVENCQAEGIKVGLRFTINRLNAQEIPKVFDLVEERNIPRICFYHLVYAGRGTKLMEEDLNHEETRYWVDYIIDRTKELHDKGQKVEVLTVDNHADGPYLYLRMKREGNPRAEEVLELLRMNGGNNSGVGIGCVSWDGSVHADQFWRHYSFGNVRERPFSEIWMDTSDPLMAKLKEKWKHVKGRCAKCKFLDCCAGNFRVRAEAATGDLWAPDPACYLTDEEIGIA; this is translated from the coding sequence GTGATAGGAATCTCTAAGCTTTATTGTGGCACGGTAGAAGCTTCTGATCCTTTGCGTTATGGGCGTCGTGCCAAAGATTTACCTTCTCATCTGCTACAGTTTTCCAAGGATAAAAAGCCTGTTGTAGTCTGGAACGTCACCAAACGCTGCAATTTGCGCTGCATTCACTGTTATGCCCATGCCACGGCAAGTGCCGACCCGGACGAGTTAACTACTAAAGAAGGCATGACCTTGATAGAGGACCTCGCCCAGTTTGGCTCCCCGGTGCTTCTTTTTTCAGGTGGCGAGCCTCTTATGCGTGAAGACATATTGGACCTCATCCACAAAGCTGTTTCTTTGGGCATGAGAGCAGTTCTTTCCACCAATGGTGTCTTGATAGACAGACCCCTTGCCCGGGAGTTAAAAAAGCTTGGACTTTCTTACGTAGGGATTAGCCTTGATGGCCTTGAGGAAGTACATGACAAGTTTCGCGGAGTAAAAGGGGCCTTTGCCAAGGCTATGGAGGCCGTGGAAAACTGCCAGGCTGAAGGGATAAAGGTAGGCCTTAGATTCACGATAAACCGCTTAAATGCCCAGGAAATTCCGAAAGTTTTTGATCTGGTAGAAGAAAGAAACATCCCGCGCATTTGTTTTTATCATCTCGTTTACGCCGGTCGCGGCACAAAACTCATGGAAGAAGACTTAAATCACGAAGAGACCCGCTATTGGGTGGATTACATCATCGATCGTACCAAAGAACTCCACGACAAAGGCCAAAAAGTAGAAGTTTTAACGGTAGATAACCACGCTGATGGTCCGTATCTTTATCTGCGCATGAAGCGCGAAGGCAACCCGCGGGCTGAAGAGGTCCTTGAACTCCTTCGCATGAATGGAGGGAATAACTCTGGAGTTGGGATTGGTTGCGTTTCTTGGGATGGTTCGGTACATGCGGACCAATTCTGGCGCCATTATTCTTTTGGCAACGTGCGTGAGCGCCCCTTTAGCGAAATCTGGATGGATACCAGTGACCCCCTTATGGCTAAACTAAAAGAAAAATGGAAACACGTAAAAGGTCGCTGTGCTAAATGCAAATTTCTTGATTGTTGTGCAGGTAACTTTCGGGTGCGTGCTGAGGCCGCCACTGGAGACCTCTGGGCCCCTGATCCTGCCTGCTATCTTACAGACGAAGAAATAGGGATTGCTTAG
- a CDS encoding response regulator yields the protein MRKVLLALADALAIDFERILREEAVEVVRASDGQELLDLAKELLPDLIILERKLPVLDGLSAILLLKNDPQTEKIPVVVVCECKEKQEEDATDAGCDAYLTRPLNPDKIKEIIKNYVR from the coding sequence ATGAGAAAAGTTCTTTTAGCCCTGGCAGACGCGTTAGCCATTGATTTTGAACGCATTTTACGGGAAGAAGCGGTTGAAGTGGTAAGGGCTTCTGATGGTCAAGAACTTCTTGATTTGGCTAAAGAACTCTTGCCAGACCTTATCATCCTAGAAAGAAAGCTTCCGGTGTTAGACGGTCTTTCAGCGATTTTGCTCTTAAAAAACGATCCTCAGACAGAGAAGATCCCTGTAGTTGTAGTTTGTGAGTGCAAAGAAAAGCAAGAAGAAGACGCTACTGACGCCGGATGTGACGCTTATCTTACCAGACCCCTTAATCCTGATAAAATAAAAGAAATCATAAAAAATTACGTGAGGTGA